The genomic stretch ATCCAACTGCATCTGTTTGTCAATCTCCTCTTGTTTTTTTTCTTCAATTATGATTTCATCCGTTTTGGGCTTTTTAATGATTAGAAAATCGGAGGAGCTTACTTCATTTGCCGTATTAAGGGGAATCATCATGTTAGTGTTCTTTTCTGTCACTGCATTCACGTCGATACTTAACGCATCACCACTTCCGGCAATGGTTGCCGATCCCGTTACATAGGCTGTTCCATAGAAGAGTTCATTCTCCTTCTGCGTAGTTTTTAAGCAAAGGAGATTGTCCGGATACACATTGATCTTGTATTTGATATCCTTAAATTGATTGTGATTGAATGATGCATCGAGGGTGGCAGTGCCTCCCTTTAAATCGCTTAATTCTCCATTTCTTATGGTGGCTTGGCCTTCCTTGATGTCGATTTGGGAGTTTAATAAGAAGTGAGTATTTAAGAAATCAACGGTAAAACCAACGTTGTTTGCATGCAGTTTTCCATTAATGTGCGGTTTTTTGAGTTTTCCGGTTATGTCGATATTCCCAGTGAGATAACCTTCCGCCTTTGAGAGAACACCTTCAAGGAATGGACTAAACCGTTCGAACATTAACGAATTAAGATCGACCTTTAGTTTTAAATAGTCTTCTTTTGGTTTGTAGTAGCCTTCCATTTTAAAGATGGAGGTGTCGTTGCGCTGGGTATTTATGCCCACGTCGAATTGTTCAGATTGGTTGTTCCAAGTACTGTTCACTTGGGTTGTTCCTACAAGTCTATCGTTGATTGTTAGATCTTTAAGGAAGATGTCGGAGATGAAGATGGGATTCTCCACCATATTAGAAATTTGCGCCATACCGGATATTAAACCGTTGAGCTTATACCCGTTTGGTTGGGTGATAAAGTTAATGTTAGAAATATCAATGTTGTTTAATGAAACTCTGATGGAGTCGGATTTACTGCCTGACGATTTCCCCGAAATGTTTACGCTCTGATTTTTATTGAAAAGGTTAAAGTTATTTATCACTATCTTGTTTTTACTTACCATGATATTAGAGGAGCCAATACTCCAGAGTGTGTCGTTTATCGCGAAGGTTGTTGGGGTGAACTTAATCTGCGCTGATATAAGTGTAGAATCACTATGCGGGAAAATCGTCGCTATTCCTGCAATTTGACCTAAATTTTTTCTCTCGCTTTGGTTGTTCCAACTGAAGTCGAATTTTGTAAGGTTATTCCCTGTAATTGCCGAAAATGTAAGTTGATCCATCTCTAATCCACCTGCATTGAACTGGTTTGCGGTAAGGCCAATTTCGAGCAATGAATCGGACGTTTGTGCTATTATCGAAAGTTCCTTCATCTTATTCTCGCCATAGCCTATTTCCGGAAATCGTGCCCGGATATTGACGGTTTGAAGAACAGGATTGTAGATGGAGAAGATCGTAGAGTTGTTTCCAACTAAGAGGGTTGGTATAATATCGGCAAGAAAGTCGCTGCCAGCTTTTTTAACTTTAACCTTAAGGATATAGCTCTGATTGGTGGCATCACTATCTGTGTCGGTTTCCTCAAACGTTGAAGCCGTTGCTAGACCCTCGTCTTTGATGGCCGGGATATATTTCTCCAGCAATTTAGTTAGGGAAATCGTGATGTTTTGATAGCTATATTTTCCTCTCAATTCGGCGTCGGCCATGTCCGATTTAATGAAAAGGCTCCGGCTATATTTGCTGCTTACTGCATTTATATTAATGTTGCCTAACTTATGAATGGCGGTGGAGGAGCGGTAAATTGGGTTAAGTATGCTCAATTCGCCATTTAGGTTGTCAAGGTTATTGCCTGTTATTTTCGATTTGAGTGAAAGGGAGAGTAGCGCGATAGAGTCTTTTTCGTAAAGTTTAAGCTTAAATAAGTCTACGCGAGCAAGAAACAGGGAGAAGTCGAAAACAGGTAGGGTTTGTGAGAAGTCTATTTTTCCTGCAAGAACAAATTTACAGTTTTGATCTTTGCTTTCGATGTTTCCATCGAAGGATTTCTCCGTTGCTTTGCCATTAAAGGTGATCTGATTGTATCTGTAGCCATGAAAGTCGATTCTTTCTACCTCGGCTAAAATATTTCCTTCAATATGGCCTTTCCGATCATAAGACCCATTTGCTTTTACTTTTGCTGATACTTTACCAAGCAGTGAGTCTGCTAAAAGTTTCGCTGCATCCAGATCTCTGAATTGAAAGCTACCATCAAAAACAGTTCGATTATTCTTGGGCTTCATATAAAGATCAGCGCTTACAACACCCGCCTGACTGGATAGGCTTCCAAAAGTTAGGAAATTTTCAAGATATCCGTTAAAGCTCCAGGCTATGTCTATGGGACTATCTTTTTGTAATGTTTCTGCAAACTTAATGGATGTTCCAGGCATTAGATTGTTGAGTATCTGCTCCACTTCCAACGGAGTGGTTTTTAACGACTCTATCTTGCATAGGATAAGCGTACTATCAATGTCGGGCAGTCCTCTCATCATAAAGGAGGTTTCGAGTCGCGTATACTTCTCTGTTCCAACGTGAACCCTCTTGGCATTTAGGTTAGACACTGGGCCCTCAGTCTCTATATCTACGAAAAATAGCCCCTTGATGGATAGGAAAGGGGGCACGAAATAACCAAGTGTTTTTATGTCTAAAACCGATTGCTTAATCTTGACCGACATATTGATGCTATCCACAAAACTGCTGAAGCAGGACATGCGTTCGTAGCTAAACTTTACCTGCGGTAGGTGAAGGGTTGTTCTTCCGGCAATTAGTTGTGATTCATTTAGTTCCATCGATTTTGCCGTTTTTATAAACTTGCCGCTGAGATCGTTTAACTGAAATCCTGATTTTTCGATGAAGTTTAAGCGGTCGATGTTGGCCGTTAGGCTGTCGTTTTCAATTTTGCAGTTGGATACTAACAGGTTTAAATTATCAACTCTCAAGTCGGAGTAGTTCACGCCTTTGGTTTGTATCTCGTTATTTTCTTGCTTGTATTGAAATGCTAGGTTATAAATGGTAAGGTTCTCAACCTTTATTTTCCAGTTTGTACTGTCCGGTGAAGTTGTTGTTGTATCGGTAGATGAAAATTTCTCTGTCAGAAAATCGAAATTTGCGTGGCCTAGCGAATCTGAATAAAGTTTTCCGGTGGTTTCCGAAAGGGAAAGATTACTTATCGTAAGCGTTTGTTTCCCAAAACTGAATCGGGAAATTTTTACTTCGAGTTCCTTTGTAAATAAAAGAGTATCGCCTGTCTGGTCTGCAATAAATACATTTTTGAGGAGAATGCTATTGAACGGGCGAAATTGAACAGCACCAATAGTGATGGATGTGTGCAAGTTATCACTTAGTCGTGCGGCAATAGTTTGGGTCAGAAAAGTTTGAACACGAGCACTATTGAGTATAATAATACCAGCTCCTGCTAGCAGCAGGAATAGAGCGCCAATGGATAACCCTGTTATTTTAAGGAATTTTTTGATAATTTCGCCTCATTAATCTGTTACAAAATAAGCACAAAAATACTAATCCGAGCTATGAGCAGTGCCGAAAAGAGTTTAGTAATACTAGGTATCGAGAGTTCGTGCGACGACACCTCGGCTTCGGTGATCCGGAATGAGTATATACTTTCAAATATTATTGCAAATCAGGATGTGCATAAGTTATATGGTGGCGTAATTCCTGAGTTGGCCTCTCGTGCTCACCAGCAGAGTATTATTCCTGTGGTGGATAGGGCGTTGTCTGTTGCTGGGGTAACCCGTAAGGAGATTGATGTTGTGGCTTTCACGCGTGGTCCTGGGCTGCTGGGCTCTTTGCTTGTTGGTACTTCTTTTGCAAAGGGCTTTTCATTAGGATTGAATATTCCCATGGTGGAGGTGAACCATTTGCAAGGACATGTTTTGGCTCATTTCCTTCGTGAGGAGGGTAAGCCGATGCGTTATCCCGCTTTTCCTTTCCTTTGCTTGCTTGTATCGGGTGGAAATAGCCAGCTTGTTTTGGTGAAAGATTATCTCGAAATGACGGTTGTTGGTCAAACCCTCGATGATGCCGCCGGCGAAGCATTCGATAAGTGTGCCAAGGTTATGGGTCTGCCCTATCCCGGTGGGCCCCTCATTGATAAGTTGGCCAAAGAGGGAAATCCAAAGGCGTTTAAATTCAATAAGCCTGTAATTCAAGGGTATAATTATAGTTTTAGTGGACTAAAGACATCGTTTCTCTACTTTTTACGCGATGCATTAGTGCTGAACCCAAACTTTATTGAGGAAAATCAGGCAGATCTTTGCGCCTCCCTGCAAGCAACCATTATTGATATCTTAATGGATAAACTTATTAAACTTGCTAAGGAATATGGCGTTACTGAGATTGCGGTGGCTGGCGGTGTGTCCGCTAATTCAGGCTTGCGGCAACGAATGATTGACGAAGGTGCGAAGCGCGGCTGGAATGTGTATATACCTGATTTTAGATATACAACAGATAATGCTGCCATGATTGCCATCGCTGGATACTATAGTTATCTTAAAGGTAATAGGGCGAGCCTTGATATCGCCCCACTGGCTCGCATGGTTTTTTAGTGTGTTAAATCTTTTTTGAGAACTCTTGAAGTTTTTGGAATAACTCTTCTTGGATAATCGGCTTTACAATGTAATCGTCGCAGCCAGCTTCTAGGCATCGGTAGCGATCTTCCTCCATGGCATATGCAGTTTGCGCAATAATTGGAAGGTTCGGCTTCTCCTTTTTTATGGCTTTTGTCGCCTCCAGACCGTTCACCTCTGGCAACTTGATGTCCATTAGCACAAGCTGAATTTGTGAGTTGTTTAATGCCAAATTAATGGCCTCGCGACCATTTCGGGCAATAATAACAGTGGCACCTCTCTTCTCCAGTATGGCTTTTAGTAGTAAACTATTACTGGGGTCGTCTTCAACTACAAGAACGACTAACTTTTCAAGCATCTTATATGTTTGAATGGTTTCGCTGTTGTTCGTTCGTATTGGTGCAACTGCAATAAATGGAATGGAAATGTAAATTGAGGTGCCATCGTCTCTACTCACCTCAAACCAAAGGTTACCATTTAGCAGTTTGATAATCTCTCGCGAAAGGGAGATGTTGAGGCTAATTCCCTCCGATAGTGGCTGAAAAGAGTCGGTATAAACGTCTTGATCTTCAATTAACTGTCTCATTTCGTTTTCCGAGATCTCCTTATTTTCCTCTCGGAGTACAAAAAGTAGGGTTCCGCCTTCTTCTTTTACAAAAATGGTGATCTCTCCCTCCTCGAGTATGCGTGAAAATGAACCCGCTAAGCCGCAAATTGCTTGTTTTAGTTTTTTCTCATCGGTTCTAATAAAGATGGAAGTGGACGGCATTTCCACTTTGAACCGTATTTTTTCTCGCAGATTGGGCAGTATTTCCCCTTGCAAGGTTTCAATACTCTCCTGCAATAACTTAGCAATATTTACTCGGGTCGATGCAATTTTTAAACTTCCAGTTTGTATTTTAGAGAGATCAACGAGATTGTCAATAACCTTTAGCAGGTTTAGACTATTTTTTTGAATGATTTCGAAAACTTCGTTGTATTTTTCTTCTTCAATCTGCCCCTTTTGAACTAGGTTTGAAAAACCAACAATTGCATTCATCGGGGTTCGGATTTCATGCGATAAGTTGGCCAAAAAAACGTCTCGTTGTTCGGCGAATTTTTTCCCCTCATGCAGATGGAGGCTAAGTTGAGTTCTTGTTTCCAATAGTTCTGCCGACGATTTCTCTCGGTCTTTCCGCTCAACCTTAAACAGTGCGATGGCGTGCCTAAGGTCTTTTTTTGCCTTTTGAAGGAAGTATAGAAAGTAACCCGATGTTACAGCGGCTGCTAGGAACAGAATGCCAAGTATGATGAGAAATATTGGATTCGTGCTTTTTTCGCTTATTTGTGGCGTGTATATGAAATTTTCTAAGGGTTTTATTTGCTTGGATAAACCTAGCTTTACATAACTTTCCGCGATGCTCCGCCAACGCTCTCCATCCATATGCCCAATCTTTATCAAGTCCGGCATAATCATCGTGTTTAGGATTTGGGCCTCGAAGAGTAGATGCTCCTTTATTTTGGTTGGGTTATATTTTTCGAGAATGAGGTTTGCCGTTTCATCCTTATGTTTTAGTGCATACTTCCAGCCCTTTAAGCTGGCTTCGAGGAATTTATCTGTTGTGGCTTTATTATTTGTTATATAGGATTCTGATGAAAAGAGACAGTCGGCGTAAAAGTTAATGCCATTATCTTCTGGTGAAATAACCGTATAATCGATGTCGAATTTTTGTAGGAAATATGGTTCGTTGGAAAGGTATGCGTTTAGCGCATCTATTTTTCCAGATAGTAGTTCGTTGAGGCTGAAGGATGGAGCAGAAATGTTGTAATCTTTCATCGTCAATCCGGACGATTTAAGCATAGCGTAAATCTCTCCAGCATAGGCCGTTTCGCCTAGCATTATGTTTTTGTTCTTAAGATCCTTTGCTGTAGTGATTCCCGATGATTTCTTTACAATAAGGACCGACGGTGAGCGTTGACAGATGGCACAAAGAACGACTACTGGCTCTCCATTGAGGTAGTGAACAACGATACCCGAATTGGAAATCCCAAAATCATAATCGCCCTTAAGCACTTTCTCAATAGTATAGGCTTCTGATTCTGCCTCTTTGATCTCAACATCTAAACCAGCCTCCTGATAATAGCCCTTTTCTTTTGCCATGTAGTAGCCGGCAAATTGAAATTGGTGCTTCCATTTTAAAAGTAATTTCACCTTCTCTTCTGCTTGGGTTGATGAAAAACTCAGAAGTAAGACAATAATCAGCAAAATGGAAGGTTGGCACTTTTGAAAGAGATAAGTTTTCAATTGTTTGGTTTTCGTTAACTTTCGGAATGGAAATTGGTTTACCATGATGAAAGTAGTTCCTGTTAAATTTATGATGCAAAATAGTGAAAAAAGCAATGTTAATACTGTTATCGCCTGCAAAAACTTTAAAATTTACACCGATAGATTTTAAAATTGTTTGGGGATTGCCTGTTTTCTTAGATCAATCTAAGGTTATTGTTGACCGAATGAAGGAACTCAGTCTCGAAGAAATTAGTCATTTAATGGCTATCAGTCCTGCATTGGCTCAACTTAATTACGAACGATTTCATCAGTGGACGTTGCCGATTACTGAGGCAAATGCAACGCCTGCACTATGGACCTTTATGGGCGATGTTTACAAGGGTTTGGATGCCGCTTCTTTCTCGAAAGATGAAGCGCTTTTTGCTCAGTCATCGGTTAGGATACTTTCTGGTTTGTATGGCGTTTTGCGCCCATTCGATCTGATGCAAGCCTACCGGTTGGAGATGGGCTCTAAATTAAAGGTTGGTGAGGGCCATAACCTATACCGGTATTGGGACAAGCAAATTGCCTCATATCTGTTGTCCGAACTAAATGGGCGACCGTCGAACGTGATTGTTAATCTTGCTTCTCAGGAGTATTTTAAGGCTGTGGAATCTATTTCGGAGCTGGTGAGGGTCATTACGCCATCTTTTTATGAAACATCTTCAGGGAAGGCCAAGATGGTGGCTATTCATGCTAAGCGAGCACGTGGCCTCATGACCCGATTTGTTATAGAGGAAAGGATTACCAATCCTGACCACCTGAAGGCGTTTACCTCTGAGGGTTATCTTTTTAGTGAGCCTTTGTCAAAAGGAGACCAATGGGCATTTGTTCGATAAAAAGAAACGGGGTAGCGCATGCTACCCCATTTATATATTTCATCACAACTTCTTACTACTCTACATATACTACCAGCCCTTTGAGGTATTCTCCTTCGGGGTGGTAAATATTTATTGGGTGATCGCCCGGCTGTGACAGCTGGTGGAGAATCCTAACTTTCCTACCGGCAATGGCCGCTGCTGTAAAAATGGTATTGCGGAATTGCTCTTTAGTCACAACCTGTGAGCAGCTGAAAGTGAAAAGTATGCTGCGCGGTTCGATTTTTAAAAAAGCGATAGTGTTCAGACGCTTATAGCCTTGTAATGCGTTTCCAAGAACCTTGTTGTGCTTTGCAAACGCCGGCGGGTCGAGTATCATTAGGTTGTATTTCTCCTCATCCTTACGGAAGTAGTTGAATACATCCTCGGCAAATGCTTGATGGCGGTTGTCCTGGCCAAAGTTCTTCTCCATATTGGCATTGGTGAATTCGATAGCCCTTTTCGAACTATCCACACTGTGCACTAAATTGGCACCACCCCGCATGGCGTAAACGGAAAATGCTCCAGAATAGCAGAACATGTTAAGCACATTCCTTCCCTTGCTGTATTTTTCAAGGAGCATTCGGTTCTCGCGTTGGTCAATAAAGAACCCTGTCTTTTGACCCTCGGCCCAATCGATGCTGAACTGAAGATCGTTTTCGGTAGCCCACGTTGAGAGGGATTCTCCCACAAGGTAACCATCTACCGCATTCAACCCTGCGTTGTATGGAACGGTAGTTGAACTCTTATCGTAAATAGCCGTAATTTTAGCATCGGGAATAGCCAATATTGCCTCTGCTATGGACATTCGATTTAGGTACATTCCTACGGTATGGGCTTGCATTACCGCTGTGGTGTCGTAGATATCGACGATAAGGCCAGGTAGCCCATCGCCTTCACCATGAATTAAACGATACGAATTTGTATGAGCGTTGCCTGCCAATCCCAACGATTTTCGAACTAGGAAGGCCTCGTTAATTCTTATGTTCCAGTATTCTGGGGTGTATTTCTCTGGCTCGAAGCAAAGCATTCTCACCGTAATCGAACCAATTTGGTAGTGGCCTGAGCCAATAAGTGTGCCTTCGGCCGAGATCACTTCCACCACATCTCCTTCGGCGGGGCTTCCCTCCATGCGGGCAATGGCACCAGAAAACACCCAAGGGTGGAATCTAAGTAGTGATTGGTCTTTGCCTTTTTTAAGTATTATTCTTGATCCCATTGCGCTTTTTCTATTGGTTTGAGATGATTTAGCTTGTTAAATATTTGAAGGCATACGTATGCGTCCGTTGCGGCATATCGTTGCTGCGCTTCAGTAAGAATGGGGTTTTCCCAATTTGAGAGTTGTTGTGACTTGGAAACTTTTATGCCCAACACAATGGCAGAGAGTTTTTTAAGACTCTTGTCTTCAATTCCATACTTCACTACAAAGTTCTGCAATTCAACGAATCCGGATGCATTGAATTCCGATAATTTTCGGAGATACCGAATGTCGTCTGTGATTCCAACGCCAATTTTCAAGGGGATTGCTCTCGATAGCACTTGTTTTAATGATATGGGTAGCCCCGTTGATCCCAAGCGAAATAGGAATGCTTCGTTGGCGGTCGAGATTTGCAGTAATGCTACCTTATTGCTGCTCCCTTTGCGGAACGACGGTCTCGTTTCTGTGTCGAATCCTAGCACTTTTTGGGCAAGGAGGAACTGGGCAACTTGTTCTGCTTGTTCTGGGGTGTTGATGGTTACAATCTTCCCTTCAAAATGAAAGCCAGGTAGGCGTTCAATGTCCTCTTTACTAATACTTTGTTTAAACATCCTTTTCGTCCAGTGACTTCCTAAATTCTTCTTGCCGTTTTGTTATGATCCAGTCTTTCGTATTCAGTTCGGAATTTTCGTCCTCATCGGCATTGTCTAACCCTTCTGGCAATGCGAGGAGTCGGTGAATGGCGGTGAGTGTTGATAATACTTTTAGTCCCCAGTATTGGTCGAAGTTTTGTTTTACCTCATATAGGGCATCGTTCATTATCTCGGCTGCCCCTACTTGAAACAGCAGGCTATAGTCCTTAGTATCTTGGTATATATCGGCGAGGTTTTCCGAAATGCTGGCAGTGCGCATTTCATCCGTTTGTCCCTCCTCGGCTACTGTCTCTGGATATGCGTCGTGCCTTCCAATAATGGATTGAAGTCGATCCCTTACTGCATTCCAATCCTCCTCAGTGACAAACTTCTCATTACCATCGTCAAATAGGAGTTGTGTGTTGG from Williamwhitmania taraxaci encodes the following:
- a CDS encoding class I SAM-dependent rRNA methyltransferase gives rise to the protein MGSRIILKKGKDQSLLRFHPWVFSGAIARMEGSPAEGDVVEVISAEGTLIGSGHYQIGSITVRMLCFEPEKYTPEYWNIRINEAFLVRKSLGLAGNAHTNSYRLIHGEGDGLPGLIVDIYDTTAVMQAHTVGMYLNRMSIAEAILAIPDAKITAIYDKSSTTVPYNAGLNAVDGYLVGESLSTWATENDLQFSIDWAEGQKTGFFIDQRENRMLLEKYSKGRNVLNMFCYSGAFSVYAMRGGANLVHSVDSSKRAIEFTNANMEKNFGQDNRHQAFAEDVFNYFRKDEEKYNLMILDPPAFAKHNKVLGNALQGYKRLNTIAFLKIEPRSILFTFSCSQVVTKEQFRNTIFTAAAIAGRKVRILHQLSQPGDHPINIYHPEGEYLKGLVVYVE
- a CDS encoding translocation/assembly module TamB domain-containing protein, with translation MHTSITIGAVQFRPFNSILLKNVFIADQTGDTLLFTKELEVKISRFSFGKQTLTISNLSLSETTGKLYSDSLGHANFDFLTEKFSSTDTTTTSPDSTNWKIKVENLTIYNLAFQYKQENNEIQTKGVNYSDLRVDNLNLLVSNCKIENDSLTANIDRLNFIEKSGFQLNDLSGKFIKTAKSMELNESQLIAGRTTLHLPQVKFSYERMSCFSSFVDSINMSVKIKQSVLDIKTLGYFVPPFLSIKGLFFVDIETEGPVSNLNAKRVHVGTEKYTRLETSFMMRGLPDIDSTLILCKIESLKTTPLEVEQILNNLMPGTSIKFAETLQKDSPIDIAWSFNGYLENFLTFGSLSSQAGVVSADLYMKPKNNRTVFDGSFQFRDLDAAKLLADSLLGKVSAKVKANGSYDRKGHIEGNILAEVERIDFHGYRYNQITFNGKATEKSFDGNIESKDQNCKFVLAGKIDFSQTLPVFDFSLFLARVDLFKLKLYEKDSIALLSLSLKSKITGNNLDNLNGELSILNPIYRSSTAIHKLGNININAVSSKYSRSLFIKSDMADAELRGKYSYQNITISLTKLLEKYIPAIKDEGLATASTFEETDTDSDATNQSYILKVKVKKAGSDFLADIIPTLLVGNNSTIFSIYNPVLQTVNIRARFPEIGYGENKMKELSIIAQTSDSLLEIGLTANQFNAGGLEMDQLTFSAITGNNLTKFDFSWNNQSERKNLGQIAGIATIFPHSDSTLISAQIKFTPTTFAINDTLWSIGSSNIMVSKNKIVINNFNLFNKNQSVNISGKSSGSKSDSIRVSLNNIDISNINFITQPNGYKLNGLISGMAQISNMVENPIFISDIFLKDLTINDRLVGTTQVNSTWNNQSEQFDVGINTQRNDTSIFKMEGYYKPKEDYLKLKVDLNSLMFERFSPFLEGVLSKAEGYLTGNIDITGKLKKPHINGKLHANNVGFTVDFLNTHFLLNSQIDIKEGQATIRNGELSDLKGGTATLDASFNHNQFKDIKYKINVYPDNLLCLKTTQKENELFYGTAYVTGSATIAGSGDALSIDVNAVTEKNTNMMIPLNTANEVSSSDFLIIKKPKTDEIIIEEKKQEEIDKQMQLDINIQLKINTNAEAQIIIDPKVGDIIKAKGNGNLKMEINPNQNIFKIFGDYTISEGDYLFTLQNIINKHFKIDNGSTLRWNGDAANANIDIKAVYKLKAALSELLNDTSAQYKRRIPVECQILMTEKLLQPTIKFNIEIPNLDAETNGKVRNALNTEEKISKQFLSLLVINNFFPDLAFAEMSSQNGQSSQSFGSASVSVTASEFLSNQLSNWLSQLSKTFDIGFKYRPGDQVTNNEVEVAISTQLFNDRVTVNGNVDMGGNKRTASNAIAGDFDIEYKITPKMSVKGFTRANDNLIYERSPYTQGVGISYREEFDNFKELYRKLIGAWTSKKEKKTIPLNDTTNREGYLPLEIIPTKIKNTDTTNVHVK
- the yaaA gene encoding peroxide stress protein YaaA; translated protein: MLILLSPAKTLKFTPIDFKIVWGLPVFLDQSKVIVDRMKELSLEEISHLMAISPALAQLNYERFHQWTLPITEANATPALWTFMGDVYKGLDAASFSKDEALFAQSSVRILSGLYGVLRPFDLMQAYRLEMGSKLKVGEGHNLYRYWDKQIASYLLSELNGRPSNVIVNLASQEYFKAVESISELVRVITPSFYETSSGKAKMVAIHAKRARGLMTRFVIEERITNPDHLKAFTSEGYLFSEPLSKGDQWAFVR
- a CDS encoding DUF5063 domain-containing protein; the protein is MTELEDAGQVVYSKPVLEFTTVANEVCKFLEAPSSTEVQPLLSTLQKVLPFLYMKATLLPNTQLLFDDGNEKFVTEEDWNAVRDRLQSIIGRHDAYPETVAEEGQTDEMRTASISENLADIYQDTKDYSLLFQVGAAEIMNDALYEVKQNFDQYWGLKVLSTLTAIHRLLALPEGLDNADEDENSELNTKDWIITKRQEEFRKSLDEKDV
- the tsaD gene encoding tRNA (adenosine(37)-N6)-threonylcarbamoyltransferase complex transferase subunit TsaD, giving the protein MSSAEKSLVILGIESSCDDTSASVIRNEYILSNIIANQDVHKLYGGVIPELASRAHQQSIIPVVDRALSVAGVTRKEIDVVAFTRGPGLLGSLLVGTSFAKGFSLGLNIPMVEVNHLQGHVLAHFLREEGKPMRYPAFPFLCLLVSGGNSQLVLVKDYLEMTVVGQTLDDAAGEAFDKCAKVMGLPYPGGPLIDKLAKEGNPKAFKFNKPVIQGYNYSFSGLKTSFLYFLRDALVLNPNFIEENQADLCASLQATIIDILMDKLIKLAKEYGVTEIAVAGGVSANSGLRQRMIDEGAKRGWNVYIPDFRYTTDNAAMIAIAGYYSYLKGNRASLDIAPLARMVF
- a CDS encoding 3'-5' exonuclease, giving the protein MFKQSISKEDIERLPGFHFEGKIVTINTPEQAEQVAQFLLAQKVLGFDTETRPSFRKGSSNKVALLQISTANEAFLFRLGSTGLPISLKQVLSRAIPLKIGVGITDDIRYLRKLSEFNASGFVELQNFVVKYGIEDKSLKKLSAIVLGIKVSKSQQLSNWENPILTEAQQRYAATDAYVCLQIFNKLNHLKPIEKAQWDQE
- a CDS encoding ABC transporter substrate-binding protein, translating into MKTYLFQKCQPSILLIIVLLLSFSSTQAEEKVKLLLKWKHQFQFAGYYMAKEKGYYQEAGLDVEIKEAESEAYTIEKVLKGDYDFGISNSGIVVHYLNGEPVVVLCAICQRSPSVLIVKKSSGITTAKDLKNKNIMLGETAYAGEIYAMLKSSGLTMKDYNISAPSFSLNELLSGKIDALNAYLSNEPYFLQKFDIDYTVISPEDNGINFYADCLFSSESYITNNKATTDKFLEASLKGWKYALKHKDETANLILEKYNPTKIKEHLLFEAQILNTMIMPDLIKIGHMDGERWRSIAESYVKLGLSKQIKPLENFIYTPQISEKSTNPIFLIILGILFLAAAVTSGYFLYFLQKAKKDLRHAIALFKVERKDREKSSAELLETRTQLSLHLHEGKKFAEQRDVFLANLSHEIRTPMNAIVGFSNLVQKGQIEEEKYNEVFEIIQKNSLNLLKVIDNLVDLSKIQTGSLKIASTRVNIAKLLQESIETLQGEILPNLREKIRFKVEMPSTSIFIRTDEKKLKQAICGLAGSFSRILEEGEITIFVKEEGGTLLFVLREENKEISENEMRQLIEDQDVYTDSFQPLSEGISLNISLSREIIKLLNGNLWFEVSRDDGTSIYISIPFIAVAPIRTNNSETIQTYKMLEKLVVLVVEDDPSNSLLLKAILEKRGATVIIARNGREAINLALNNSQIQLVLMDIKLPEVNGLEATKAIKKEKPNLPIIAQTAYAMEEDRYRCLEAGCDDYIVKPIIQEELFQKLQEFSKKI